Below is a genomic region from Citrobacter europaeus.
GGCGATCCGGTTCGTGCGCAGGATGCCGGATTCCTTCCCGACCTGATTGCCTGGAATCTCAGCCCGGAACGCGGCGGCGACGGCGGTAACTGGAACGAGCGCAACACCAAACCCAGCCTGGCGGCCTGGTCGGTGATGGAGGTTTACAACGTCACCAAAGACAAGGCCTGGCTCGAAGAGATGTATCCAAAACTGGTGGCGTATCACGACTGGTGGCTGCGTAACCGCGATCACAACGGCAACGGCGTGCCGGAATACGGCGCTACGCGCGATAAAGCCCACAATACCGACAGCGGTGAAATGCTGTTTACGGTGAAAAAAGGCGACAAGGAAGAAACCCTCTTTGGACTGAACAACTACGCCGCCGTGATCGATAAAGGCCAGTATGACAGCCTGGAGATCCCGGCACAGGTTGCCGCCTCGTGGGAGTCCGGTCGTGATGATGCGGCAGTATTCGGTTTTATCGATAAAGATCAACTGGATAAATATGTCGCGAGCGGTGGAAAACGCAGCGACTGGGTGGTGAAATTTGCCGAAAACCGCAGTAAAGACGGTAAGTTGCTGGGTTACTCGCTAATGCAGGAGTCGGTGGATCAGGCCAGCTACATGTACAGCGACAACCATTATCTGGCGCAGATGGCGACCCTGCTAGGTAAACACCAGGAGGCGCAGCGCTACCGCCAGTTGGCGCAAAATCTCGCGGATTACATCAATACCTGTATGTTCGACCCTGACACCCAATTCTTCTATGACGTCAGGATCGAAGATACCCCGCTGGCAAACGGCTGTGCAGGTAAACCGATCGTCGAACGCGGCAAAGGGCCGGAAGGCTGGTCGCCGCTGTTTAACGGTGCGGCGACGCAGACCCATGCGGATGCGGTGGTTAAGGTGATGCTCGACCCCAAAGAGTTCAACACCTTTGTCCCGCTTGGCACGGCGGCGTTGACCAACCCGGCTTTCGGCGCGGATATATACTGGCGCGGGCGCGTCTGGGTGGATCAGTTCTGGTTCGGGCTAAAAGGGATGGAGCGTTACGGCTATCGCGATGAAGCGTTAAAACTGGCGGATACCTTCTTCAGCCACGCCAAAGGCCTGACCGCAGACGGTCCGATTCAGGAAAACTATAACCCATTGACCGGCGCACAACAGGGCGCACCGAACTTCTCCTGGAGCGCGGCGCATCTCTATATGCTGTATAACGATTTTCTTAAAAAACAGTAATCGGTAGCATTTTGCCGGATGACGTTTCGCTCATCCGGCCCAAAAGACACATTTTCACCGGCCGGGTTAGGTGCTTGCACCGACATTCGGCAAATTCATTCTCTGCTCCCACTCCTTTTTTGAATCCCATCACAATCACGGCATTCCCCTTTTCCCTTTTACGCGGTGACGGCTAAATTATTAACTCATCCGACCACATAACAATAATTTTACATACTGGACACCTTTATGAGCTATCCGTCGCTGTTCGCCCCGCTCGATTTAGGCTTCACCACGCTTAAAAACCGCGTGCTGATGGGTTCAATGCATACCGGGCTGGAGGAGTATCCCGACGGCGCCCAACGGCTGGCCGCGTTCTACGCCGAACGCGCTCGTCACGGTGTGGCTCTGATTGTGAGCGGAGGCATTGCGCCTGCGCTTTCCGGCGTAGGGATGGAAGGTGGCGCGATGCTCAACGACACCAGCCAGCTTGCACACCATCGTGTCATTACCGACGCCGTGCATGATGAAGGCGGCAAAATCGCCCTGCAAATTCTGCATACCGGGCGTTACAGCTACCAGCCGCATCTGGTGGCGCCTTCTGCCATTCAGGCGCCAATCAACCGCTTTACGCCGCATGAACTGACGCACGACGAAGTGCTGCAGTTGATTGAAGATTTTGCCCACTGCGCACAGCTGGCACGGGAAGCGGGCTACGATGGCGTAGAAGTGATGGGTTCGGAAGGGTATCTCATCAACGAATTCCTGACTCTGCGTACCAACCAGCGCGATGACCAATGGGGCGGTGAGTATGCCAACCGCATGCGTTTTGCCGTTGAGGTGGTGCGAGCGGTACGCCAGCGTGCCGGGAATGACTTTATTATTATCTTCCGCCTGTCGATGCTCGATCTGGTGGAAAACGGTGGAACCTTCGACGAAACCGTCCAGTTGGCGCAGGCTATAGAAGCCGCCGGGGCCACCATTATTAACACCGGTATTGGCTGGCATGAGGCGCGTATTCCCACTATCGCTACCCCGGTACCGCGCGGCGCGTTTAGTTGGGTGAC
It encodes:
- the ygjK gene encoding alpha-glucosidase, with the protein product MNMKPLLTPLACILLMNVSAHAATADDFKNIINRTGAPGYMHDYDHDDHQRFNPFFDLGAWHGHLLPDGPATMGGFPGVALLTEEYINFMANNFDRLTVYQHGKKVDFAPEAYSIPGALVQKLSSKHVQIEMTLRFASPRTSLLETKITSDTPLDLVWDGDLLSKLEAKEGKALSDKTIDGEFPGYQRKITATHDGLKVTFGKVRSTWDLLTSGESEYQVHKSVAMKTMVNGHRFMGKAHIKGSTTFYTTYSHLLTAEDVAKEQPQIRDILARPAWYLAASQKRWADYLQKGLTNPDATTEQTRVAVKAIETLNGNWRSPGGAVKHNTVTPSVTGRWFSGNQTWPWDTWKQAFAMAHFNPDIAKENIRAVFSWQVKPGDPVRAQDAGFLPDLIAWNLSPERGGDGGNWNERNTKPSLAAWSVMEVYNVTKDKAWLEEMYPKLVAYHDWWLRNRDHNGNGVPEYGATRDKAHNTDSGEMLFTVKKGDKEETLFGLNNYAAVIDKGQYDSLEIPAQVAASWESGRDDAAVFGFIDKDQLDKYVASGGKRSDWVVKFAENRSKDGKLLGYSLMQESVDQASYMYSDNHYLAQMATLLGKHQEAQRYRQLAQNLADYINTCMFDPDTQFFYDVRIEDTPLANGCAGKPIVERGKGPEGWSPLFNGAATQTHADAVVKVMLDPKEFNTFVPLGTAALTNPAFGADIYWRGRVWVDQFWFGLKGMERYGYRDEALKLADTFFSHAKGLTADGPIQENYNPLTGAQQGAPNFSWSAAHLYMLYNDFLKKQ